One Vidua chalybeata isolate OUT-0048 chromosome 13, bVidCha1 merged haplotype, whole genome shotgun sequence genomic window carries:
- the RFX7 gene encoding DNA-binding protein RFX7: MAEEQQPEGGQPPRRLAGTPAPGGALPALVPGLQGGEASALQHKIRSSICKTVQSKVDCILQEVEKFTDLEKLYLYLQLPSGPNNGDKSDQISMSSSRAQQMHAFSWIRNTLEEHPETSLPKQEVYDEYKSYCDNLGYHPLSAADFGKIMKNVFPNMKARRLGTRGKSKYCYSGLRKKAFVHMPTLPNLDFHKTGDGLDGAEPSGQLQSADEEVVSAACRLVCEWAQKVLSQPFDTVLELARFLVKSHYIGTKSMAALTVMAGAPAGIKGIPQPSAFIPTAESNSFQPQVKTLPSPVDAKQQLQRKIQKKQQEQKLQSPLPGESPVKKTEGAATNGVTSISNGSPAILSPPPIGIVVAAVPSPIPVPRTRQLVTSPSPMGSSDSKVLPLNVQVVTQHMQSVKQPPKTPQNVPASPVGDRSARHRYQQILPKPASTSALTIRSPTTVLFTSSPIKTVVPAPHVNSLNVVKMTAISLAPSSSSVPVKQTPSVSTSAGAVEEGRTGPQIKNGSVVSLQSPGSKPSTAVATPAVKIKTEPEALLDENSAQGQESSDVSKSIKATPDLPPAQLINFEVAALKVSMDDVMELKPGKGCDQEAEEAGTKYKTQSDEITPVSSAGNNQSTLKLTVASQNLSSTSINSPPTGESMIKDKTCTKSPRKRQPSTLQDSQLPPVKKPLVEQFATGNAVESQKANNVKKALKVGSLANSDNTATLAQVPIKVPVTVPVPPTAAANLATDLSLSTNLNTCDPALEQQLASASSPDIKVKLEGNLFIIENDSKSDGSFNPNTWHHITKTSDFASVNCDQQQDISVMTIAGHSGSSDLQESAWEPVHCEGIQQDVYSQQLQSQIQDSLDQIQAQSSNQLPLQSELKEFEHTVPQSNENFFSFDDDLTQDSIVEELVLMEEQMSMNNSHPYSGCLGMTLQSQAAAQGAPVSSHPSSTHFYHSIHNNSTPIHTPTPTPTPTPTPTPTPTPTSEMIAGSQNMSRESPCSRLAQTTPVDSALGSSRHTPIGTPHSNCSSSVPPSPVECRNPFAFTPISSSMAYHDASIISSSPVKPMQRPMATHPDKTKLEWMNNGYSGVGNSSVANHGILTSYQELVEDRFRKPHAFAVPGQSYQSQPRHHDTHFGRVTPVSPVQHQAAPVSSTTKQEGFAVPAPLDNKGTGSSLNNSLRCRSVSPAVHRQRNLSGSTVYPVSNIPRSNLTPFGSPVTPEVHNVFANIHADTSANNIAQRSQSVPLTVMMQTAFPSLQKQTNTKKITNVLLNKLDSDSDDAVRGLGMNNMPSNYTARMNLTQILETSTTFPSANPQSMINSSTSVYEFQTPNYLTKNSSTDQISFSSGDNQAQSDIGEQQLDFSSTVKDLLGEDSLPTNQQLVNQVASDLNNVASVFPSDIRLSSELSGSINDLNTLDTNLLFDPGRQQGQDDDATLEELKNDPLFQQICNESINSMTGSGFEWMESKDHPAVEMLG, translated from the exons CAAGAAGTTGAGAAGTTTACAGACCTAGAGAAACTCTACCTCTACCTTCAGCTGCCTTCGGGTCCCAACAATGGAGACAAAAG CGATCAGATCTCCATGTCATCCAGCCGTGCCCAGCAGATGCACGCCTTCTCGTGGATACGCAACACCCTGGAAGAGCACCCCGAGACATCCCTTCCCAAGCAGGAGGTCTATGATGAGTACAA GAGCTATTGTGACAATCTTGGCTACCACCCATTAAGTGCTGCTGACTTTGGAAAGATcatgaaaaatgtctttccaAATATGAAGGCCCGTCGTCTAGGCACAAGAGGCAAATCAAA ATATTGCTACAGTGGACTGAGGAAGAAGGCTTTTGTGCACATGCCAACACTGCCCAACCTTGACTTTCATAAAACTGGAGATGGG ttGGATGGAGCAGAGCCATCGGGGCAGCTGCAAAGTGCGGATGAGGAAGTCGTCTCTGCAGCCTGCCGCCTTGTTTGTGAATGGGCCCAGAAAGTGCTGAGCCAGCCTTTCGATACAGTCTTGGAATTGGCTCGTTTCCTTGTCAAAAGTCACTATATTGGTACCAAGTCAATGGCAGCTTTAACAGTAATGGCAGGGGCACCAGCAG gaaTAAAAGGGATCCCCCAGCCCTCAGCTTTTATACCTACTGCTGAAAGTAATTCTTTTCAACCACAAGTGAAAACTCTGCCATCTCCTGTTGATGctaagcagcagctgcagcgtAAGATCcagaagaagcagcaagaaCAGAAACTGCAGTCTCCTTTGCCAGGAGAGTCTCcagtaaagaaaacagaaggcgCTGCAACCAACGGTGTGACCAGTATATCTAATGGAAGTCCTGCCATTCTGTCCCCTCCACCTATTGGCATTGTTgtggctgctgtccccagccccataCCG GTGCCAAGAACCAGGCAGTTGGTGACATCTCCAAGTCCTATGGGATCGTCTGATAGCAAGGTCCTGCCGCTTAATGTTCAGGTGGTCACTCAGCACATGCAATCAGTCAAGCAGCCACCAAAGACTCCCCAGAACGTTCCCGCTAGCCCCGTGGGGGACCGCTCTGCCCGGCATCGCTACCAGCAGATTTTACCCAAGCCAGCAAGCACCAGTGCTCTCACCATCCGCTCTCCCACAACGGTGCTATTTACCAGTAGCCCAATCAAGACTGTTGTGCCAGCTCCACATGTGAATTCCTTAAATGTGGTAAAAATGACAGCAATATCTCTTGCCCCGAGCAGCAGTAGTGTGCCCGTCAAACAGACACCTTCAGTTAGCACTAGTGCAGGAGCAGTGGAAGAAGGGAGGACCGGTCCACAGATCAAAAATGGATCTGTTGTTTCACTTCAGTCTCCAGGATCCAAACCTAGCACTGCTGTAGCTACGCCTGCAGTTAAGATCAAAACGGAACCAGAAGCACTGCTGGATGAGAACTCTGCACAGGGTCAAGAGAGCTCTGACGTGTCTAAATCCATAAAGGCAACCCCTGACCTGCCTCCTGCACAGCTAATTAATTTTGAGGTTGCAGCCTTGAAGGTTTCAATGGATGATGTCATGGAGCTAAAGCCAGGTAAGGGCTGTGATCAGGAAGCTGAAGAAGCAGGGACCAAATATAAGACACAGTCTGATGAAATCACACCAGTTTCTTCAGCAGGCAATAATCAAAGCACTCTTAAGCTTACAGTTGCCAGTCAAAACTTGTCCAGCACCAGCATCAATTCACCTCCTACTGGTGAGTCTATGATTAAAGACAAAACATGCACTAAAAGTCCAAGAAAGCGACAACCTTCCACACTTCAGGATTCCCAGTTACCACCTGTAAAGAAACCACTAGTGGAGCAGTTTGCAACTGGTAATGCTGTGGAGAGTCAAAAAGCTAACAATGTTAAGAAGGCTCTGAAGGTTGGATCATTAGCTAACAGTGACAATACAGCAACACTTGCTCAAGTTCCCATCAAGGTACCCGTGACAGTACCTGTACCTCCTACAGCTGCTGCAAACTTAGCAACAGACCTTTCTTTGAGCACCAATTTAAATACCTGTGATCCTGCTTTAGAACAGCAGCTTGCATCAGCTTCATCTCCagatataaaagtaaaattggAAGGAAACTTGTTTATCATAGAAAATGATTCAAAATCTGATGGCAGCTTCAACCCAAATACATGGCATCATATCACCAAAACCTCTGACTTTGCATCTGTGAATTGTGATCAGCAGCAAGATATCAGTGTTATGACTATTGCTGGGCACTCTGGCTCTAGTGACTTACAGGAATCCGCGTGGGAGCCGGTGCACTGCGAAGGTATACAGCAGGATGTGTACAGCCAGCAGTTACAGAGCCAGATCCAGGACTCCTTGGATCAAATACAAGCACAGTCTTCAAATCAGTTACCTCTGCAGTCTGAGCTGAAAGAGTTTGAGCATACAGTCCCTCAGTCAAATGAAAACTTCTTTTCATTTGATGACGACCTTACCCAGGACAGCATTGTGGAGGAGCTGGTGCTCATGGAGGAGCAAATGTCCATGAATAATTCCCATCCTTATAGTGGTTGTCTAGGAATGACACTTCAGAGTCAGGCTGCAGCTCAAGGAGCTCCCGTATCATCTCATCCAAGCAGCACGCACTTTTACCATTCGATCCATAACAACAGCACTCCAATTCACACCCCAACTCCCACTCCCACCCCAACTCCCACTCCCACCCCAACTCCAACACCCACCTCCGAAATGATTGCTGGGTCTCAGAACATGTCTCGAGAGAGCCCTTGTTCAAGGCTGGCTCAGACGACTCCCGTAGACAGTGCCCTAGGAAGCAGCCGGCACACGCCCATTGGCACACCCCATtccaactgcagcagcagtgtcccTCCAAGTCCTGTGGAATGCCGAAACCCATTTGCATTTACTCCCATCAGCTCTAGTATGGCTTACCACGATGCCAGCATCATATCAAGTAGCCCTGTGAAGCCAATGCAGCGGCCTATGGCTACCCATCCCGACAAAACCAAGCTCGAGTGGATGAATAACGGCTACAGTGGGGTTGGTAATTCCTCAGTTGCAAACCATGGCATCCTTACAAGCTACCAGGAGCTGGTGGAAGATCGCTTCAGGAAACCTCACGCTTTTGCAGTTCCCGGCCAGTCATACCAGTCTCAGCCACGCCACCACGACACTCACTTCGGTCGCGTGACTCCTGTTTCACCTGTGCAGCACCAGGCAGCCCCTGTCAGTAGCACTACCAAGCAGGAGGGCtttgctgttcctgctcctttgGACAACAAAGGAACTGGTTCATCTCTCAACAACAGTCTGAGATGCCGGAGTGTGAGCCCTGCTGTCCATCGCCAGCGTAATCTCAGTGGGAGCACCGTTTACCCTGTGTCAAATATACCACGTTCTAATCTGACACCTTTTGGAAGTCCAGTGACTCCTGAAGTTCACAATGTATTTGCTAATATCCATGCAGACACCAGTGCCAATAACATAGCACAGAGAAGCCAGTCAGTCCCGTTGACTGTGATGATGCAGACGGCCTTCCCGTCtcttcagaaacaaacaaacactaaaaaaataacCAATGTGTTGTTAAACAAACTTGATTCTGATAGTGATGATGCAGTGAGAGGTTTGGGAATGAACAACATGCCCTCAAATTACACAGCCAGGATGAATCTCACTCAGATTTTGGAGACATCCACCACTTTTCCTAGTGCCAACCCACAAAGTATGATCAATTCCAGCACTTCAGTTTATGAATTCCAAACACCAAATTACCTCACAAAAAACAGCAGCACCGATCAGATCAGTTTTTCTTCTGGAGATAACCAAGCACAATCAGACATCGGAGAGCAGCAGTTAGATTTTAGCAGCACTGTAAAAGACCTTTTAGGGGAGGACAGTCTGCCGACAAACCAGCAGCTGGTGAATCAGGTGGCATCAGATCTCAATAACGTTGCATCTGTCTTTCCCAGCGACATCAGGTTGTCTTCCGAGCTCTCAGGCAGCATTAACGATCTGAACACTTTAGACACAAATCTACTGTTTGATCCAGGTCGTCAGCAGGGACAAGATGATGATGCTACACtggaggaattaaaaaatgacCCCTTGTTTCAACAAATCTGCAATGAATCCATTAACTCAATGACTGGATCAGGTTTTGAGTGGATGGAGAGTAAGGATCATCCTGCTGTTGAAATGTTGGGTTAA